A window from Megasphaera vaginalis (ex Bordigoni et al. 2020) encodes these proteins:
- a CDS encoding nitrite/sulfite reductase gives MKNTYVAEISQKAFPFFKENCDAFFHKEMAPIQYKGISGSFGSYAERGGERAMVRLRFLSGKLAKEQLLYVASAIRKYAIEKIHLTTGQSIQFHHLSGKSILSIFQESPAHGVYCLGSGGDHFSSITASPLRGVDKNEYLDISPYVDLAQQYQYDHFFELDLPRKFKIAFTNGADNESHATLRDLGFTANRDGTFDVYAAGGLGPNPQRGIRVGTHIDGDDCLRYLDAMLALYSRYGERKIHSRARSRYLPASLGQDKFIALFQTFLALSQKKTFPHAEKAVPLAKEGADGQAPKNRRIKAQKQKGLYYINYKPLCGEPQRETLLSLCDYLAAIQDAEIRINSDQSLYIVNLTAAEAEHVAALTAADNANDDFESSVSCIGAAICQMGIRDSQTLLHTLITTLRDRKIDTKFLPKMHLSGCHFSCGTQQIGAIGLRGAVKRIDDSPQPAFAVLVNGSYEQGEERFSQEIGIMTEKNLPLFLEALACLLNKENKPFAAWYADHETAFADLVMTFA, from the coding sequence ATGAAAAATACGTATGTTGCAGAAATCAGTCAAAAAGCATTTCCCTTTTTTAAAGAAAATTGTGACGCCTTTTTCCATAAAGAAATGGCGCCGATCCAATACAAAGGCATTTCCGGTTCCTTCGGCAGTTATGCCGAGCGCGGCGGAGAACGGGCAATGGTGCGACTTCGCTTTTTGTCAGGCAAACTCGCGAAAGAACAGCTTCTCTATGTGGCGTCTGCCATCAGAAAATATGCCATCGAAAAAATTCATTTGACGACGGGACAATCGATACAGTTCCATCACCTTTCGGGAAAATCAATTTTATCGATTTTCCAGGAAAGTCCGGCTCACGGCGTGTACTGTCTCGGCAGCGGCGGCGATCACTTCAGCAGTATTACGGCGAGTCCGCTCCGCGGCGTCGACAAAAATGAATATCTGGACATCAGCCCCTACGTCGATTTGGCGCAGCAATATCAATATGATCACTTTTTTGAACTGGACTTGCCGCGCAAGTTCAAGATCGCCTTCACCAATGGCGCGGACAATGAAAGTCACGCCACCCTGCGGGATCTGGGATTTACAGCCAATCGTGACGGCACTTTCGACGTATATGCCGCCGGCGGTCTCGGCCCCAATCCGCAACGCGGCATCCGCGTCGGTACGCACATAGACGGCGACGACTGCCTCCGCTACCTGGATGCCATGCTCGCTCTTTACAGTCGTTACGGCGAGCGAAAGATCCATTCCAGAGCCAGAAGTCGCTATCTCCCCGCCAGCCTCGGTCAGGACAAATTTATCGCTCTTTTCCAAACCTTCCTGGCCCTTTCCCAAAAGAAGACCTTTCCTCATGCCGAAAAAGCGGTTCCCCTTGCTAAAGAAGGAGCTGACGGACAGGCGCCGAAAAACAGGCGGATAAAAGCCCAAAAGCAAAAAGGGCTCTATTATATCAATTACAAACCCTTATGCGGCGAACCGCAGCGGGAAACGTTGCTTTCCCTCTGCGATTACCTCGCCGCAATACAGGACGCGGAAATCCGAATCAATTCGGACCAATCCCTGTATATCGTCAATCTGACCGCTGCGGAAGCGGAACACGTCGCGGCGCTGACAGCCGCGGACAACGCAAACGACGATTTTGAAAGCTCCGTCTCCTGCATCGGAGCCGCTATCTGTCAAATGGGTATACGCGATTCCCAGACGCTGCTGCATACGCTCATCACCACCCTTCGTGACAGAAAGATCGACACGAAATTTTTGCCGAAAATGCATTTGTCGGGCTGCCACTTTTCCTGTGGCACGCAACAGATCGGCGCCATCGGCCTGCGCGGCGCCGTAAAACGTATTGACGACAGTCCGCAGCCGGCGTTTGCCGTCCTCGTCAACGGCTCCTATGAACAAGGGGAAGAACGGTTTTCTCAAGAAATCGGCATTATGACGGAAAAAAATCTGCCTCTTTTTTTGGAAGCGCTGGCCTGTCTTCTGAATAAAGAAAACAAACCCTTTGCCGCTTGGTACGCTGACCACGAGACCGCATTCGCTGATCTCGTCATGACTTTCGCGTAG
- a CDS encoding NAD(P)H-dependent glycerol-3-phosphate dehydrogenase, whose product MNITVLGCGRWGSFHAWYAHSLGHHVTLWGRCGSARLQELIATRKNDYLQLPPDIRLTSDLAAALQGADICIISISAQQLRAFTSQLKGSGNALRMPFILAMKGLETGSGKRLSTVFEEELGPQVPCSVWVGPGHVEDFINGMPNCMLMASKNKELTKMLVNIFSGSLIRFYYGSDLLGVEIGAAAKNVMGIAAGMLDGVGYSSLKGALMARGTHELACLIKAMGGNAMSVYGLSHLGDYEATLFSRHSNNRRFGEDFISGKPFGKLAEGVYTAEALMDLSRQYDIELPISRTVYEIVHDKKNPFDELNQLFLRSIKKE is encoded by the coding sequence ATGAATATTACCGTCCTGGGCTGCGGCCGCTGGGGTTCTTTTCACGCTTGGTACGCCCATTCCCTCGGACATCATGTCACCCTGTGGGGTCGCTGCGGTTCCGCTCGCCTGCAGGAGCTGATAGCAACGCGAAAAAATGATTATTTACAGCTGCCGCCCGATATCAGGCTGACATCCGACCTGGCGGCAGCATTGCAAGGCGCCGATATCTGTATCATTTCGATCAGCGCACAGCAGCTGCGCGCCTTTACAAGTCAGTTAAAAGGGAGCGGCAACGCGCTGCGAATGCCCTTTATTCTGGCTATGAAAGGTTTGGAAACGGGCAGCGGTAAACGGCTTTCAACGGTATTTGAAGAGGAATTGGGACCCCAGGTTCCCTGTTCCGTCTGGGTCGGTCCCGGCCATGTGGAAGATTTTATTAACGGCATGCCAAACTGCATGCTCATGGCCTCTAAAAATAAAGAGCTGACGAAAATGTTGGTCAACATCTTTTCAGGATCCCTCATCCGCTTTTATTACGGCTCCGACTTGTTGGGCGTCGAGATCGGCGCCGCTGCAAAAAATGTCATGGGAATCGCTGCCGGCATGCTTGACGGTGTCGGTTACAGCAGTCTCAAAGGAGCGCTCATGGCCAGAGGAACACATGAACTGGCCTGTTTGATCAAGGCCATGGGCGGCAACGCCATGAGCGTTTACGGTCTCAGTCATCTGGGCGACTATGAAGCGACTCTTTTTTCCAGGCACAGCAATAACCGCCGTTTCGGCGAAGACTTTATCAGCGGCAAGCCTTTCGGCAAGTTGGCAGAAGGCGTTTATACGGCGGAAGCGCTCATGGACCTGTCGCGGCAATACGACATAGAACTGCCGATCAGCCGTACTGTATATGAAATCGTCCACGACAAAAAAAATCCCTTTGACGAACTGAATCAGCTCTTCCTGCGTTCCATAAAAAAAGAATGA
- a CDS encoding LysR family transcriptional regulator: MDYQLIETFIVISEVKNLTRASEILYKTQPTISNRIQQLENILGYSLLIREKGKQQIELTRRGEIFLKSAKKFFEIYNTLQGESTVISSNLNITSISSYQFPLVCNVCKIIADNYDISYSLYTYQTEDAYTLISKKKLDLAIVSSFKEKESVFCDPIFSQKYFAIRYCSSPNPIETIDVASLDPNQEIYQKWNDEFQHWHDKVFKNRSPRIEVDSYNVLKDIFLSKPYWTIMQESNIAILQKEIPLQIYKISTPPPERKGFVLTNHFADKKTIPLIKKFKSLLQQEVEKYRITDNYTQRSTCEK; encoded by the coding sequence ATGGATTATCAATTAATAGAGACATTTATTGTTATTAGCGAAGTGAAAAATTTGACACGAGCATCAGAAATTCTTTATAAAACACAACCTACTATTTCCAATAGAATACAGCAATTAGAGAATATACTCGGTTATTCTTTACTGATTCGTGAAAAGGGAAAACAGCAAATAGAACTAACGCGTAGAGGGGAAATATTTTTAAAAAGTGCCAAAAAATTTTTTGAAATTTACAATACGCTGCAAGGCGAATCAACGGTAATTTCCAGTAATCTCAACATAACCTCTATTTCCAGTTATCAATTCCCGTTGGTATGCAATGTCTGCAAAATTATAGCTGACAACTACGACATTTCGTATTCACTGTATACTTATCAAACAGAAGATGCCTATACGTTAATCTCAAAAAAGAAATTGGATTTAGCTATCGTATCTTCGTTCAAAGAAAAAGAAAGTGTCTTTTGTGATCCTATCTTTTCGCAGAAATATTTTGCCATTCGATACTGTTCGTCTCCTAATCCCATTGAAACCATTGATGTTGCTTCTTTGGATCCTAACCAGGAAATTTATCAAAAATGGAATGATGAGTTTCAACATTGGCATGACAAGGTATTTAAAAACCGCAGCCCCAGAATAGAAGTAGATTCTTATAATGTTTTAAAAGATATTTTTCTATCAAAACCATACTGGACAATTATGCAGGAAAGCAATATTGCCATATTACAAAAAGAAATTCCTCTGCAAATATATAAAATATCAACGCCGCCTCCGGAAAGAAAAGGATTTGTCCTAACCAACCATTTTGCCGATAAAAAGACGATTCCTCTAATAAAGAAATTTAAATCGTTACTACAGCAAGAAGTTGAAAAATATAGAATAACTGACAATTACACTCAACGTTCCACGTGTGAAAAATAA
- a CDS encoding aminotransferase class V-fold PLP-dependent enzyme encodes MLKFRENFFSCEELREIRKKFKYVEKDIHGNKRLFFDNAGGSLRLIRASDRFKEIDEIPDASEHTNKVALELLDIENQGRANMRMFFNAKRGTIATGYTASQLMMEAVRIISGYVKGTNCVTTILEHPSSFDAMKMYAEKYGRELRIAKANKETGGIDPSSILSLIDRDTAILSVMSASNISGYIMDINTIFTEARKINPNIIIISDAVQHAPHGFLDPEKFDIDVMNIAPYKFFGIRGFSIMYLSDRVSTLTHHRLLGKASDDWEIGSPGTGHFAAFSEIMDYVCFLGKKKNQDETDRRKLFEAGMTRIANHERAILELMLEGNDSTEGLRYIKGIKVKMDDKDLMHRDLIIGIEFLNMDCKSARDELDKRGVIAFERANDSIYSKRMVEQFDSEGMVRISPLHVNTPEEIEQFLQIVKEISLL; translated from the coding sequence ATGTTAAAATTTAGAGAAAATTTTTTTAGTTGTGAAGAATTAAGAGAGATAAGAAAAAAATTTAAATATGTAGAAAAAGATATTCATGGCAACAAGAGATTGTTTTTTGATAATGCAGGCGGTTCCCTTCGCTTAATAAGGGCGAGTGATCGATTTAAAGAAATAGATGAAATTCCTGATGCATCAGAACATACAAATAAAGTGGCGCTTGAGTTGTTGGACATTGAGAACCAGGGAAGAGCTAATATGCGTATGTTTTTTAATGCCAAACGGGGAACGATTGCAACAGGGTATACGGCTTCCCAGTTGATGATGGAGGCAGTCAGAATTATCAGTGGTTATGTGAAAGGAACGAACTGTGTCACAACTATTTTGGAACATCCGTCGTCATTTGATGCTATGAAAATGTATGCAGAGAAATATGGAAGAGAGTTAAGGATTGCCAAGGCAAATAAAGAAACGGGGGGAATTGATCCTTCTTCCATATTGTCATTGATTGATCGGGATACAGCTATTTTAAGTGTTATGTCGGCTTCAAATATATCAGGATATATCATGGATATAAATACTATTTTTACGGAAGCGCGTAAAATTAATCCGAATATAATTATTATTAGTGATGCCGTACAACATGCTCCTCACGGTTTTTTGGACCCCGAAAAATTTGATATTGATGTAATGAATATTGCGCCTTATAAATTTTTTGGTATTAGAGGGTTTTCTATCATGTACCTTTCTGATCGGGTATCTACGCTGACACATCATCGCTTATTGGGGAAAGCGTCTGATGATTGGGAAATAGGTAGTCCCGGTACAGGACATTTTGCGGCATTTTCAGAAATTATGGATTATGTCTGTTTTCTCGGTAAGAAAAAAAATCAGGATGAAACGGACAGAAGAAAATTATTTGAAGCAGGCATGACACGTATTGCTAATCATGAAAGAGCCATTCTGGAATTAATGCTTGAAGGAAATGATTCGACAGAAGGTCTTCGATATATAAAAGGTATAAAGGTAAAAATGGATGATAAGGACCTTATGCACAGAGATCTGATCATAGGAATAGAATTTTTAAATATGGATTGTAAATCTGCAAGAGATGAATTGGACAAGAGAGGTGTAATTGCTTTTGAAAGAGCAAATGACAGCATTTATTCCAAGCGCATGGTAGAACAGTTTGATTCTGAAGGAATGGTGCGTATTTCTCCTCTTCATGTGAATACACCGGAGGAAATTGAACAATTTTTGCAGATAGTTAAAGAAATTTCTCTATTATAG
- a CDS encoding dicarboxylate/amino acid:cation symporter — protein sequence MNNIKLGLGTQILMGIIVGFILGFSSPALTKLLSPLGTVFLRMLKMLIVPLVFFSITNGICKMGNVKQLVTVGGRFMLYIVVTSGLCAALGALVGMGINLGGGTTEFLMDGAQVKNVDYNFINNVVSWFPENIVDAMVKQDMLQIIVFAMFLGVAILSLGKKVESVVKLIDNCTDIMLKITDFVIAFSPVGIASLMATMVTTISGATVKDVIALIVADYVTAIFVLIVMYPLILKVLAGLGPITFFRKITEPMIVAVTTTSSAATLPVSLRTVGTKLGIPENIYGFTLPLGNTCGMNGFAIFIGLCCVFCSHIYGIEITFAKMILYIFLGIILSIGAAGVKGAGIVMSTVLLQALGMPLSVIPIIAAIWPVIDPAHTLLNNTSDIVGTAVIAKRLGKMDMSTYEQ from the coding sequence ATGAACAATATTAAATTAGGATTAGGCACACAAATACTGATGGGTATTATTGTTGGCTTTATCTTGGGTTTTTCTTCTCCGGCGTTAACGAAACTTTTGTCACCGTTAGGTACAGTCTTTTTAAGAATGTTAAAAATGCTGATTGTTCCTCTTGTCTTTTTCAGCATTACTAACGGTATTTGTAAAATGGGAAATGTCAAACAGCTGGTAACTGTAGGGGGCAGATTCATGCTGTATATTGTCGTCACTTCCGGTCTTTGCGCTGCTTTGGGAGCGCTAGTCGGCATGGGAATCAATCTGGGTGGCGGAACAACGGAATTTTTAATGGACGGTGCTCAAGTAAAAAATGTTGATTATAATTTTATTAATAATGTTGTTTCATGGTTTCCTGAGAATATTGTTGATGCTATGGTGAAACAAGATATGTTACAAATTATCGTATTTGCAATGTTTCTTGGTGTTGCAATTTTATCTTTAGGGAAAAAAGTGGAATCAGTAGTTAAGCTTATTGACAATTGTACGGATATTATGCTGAAAATTACTGATTTTGTTATTGCTTTTTCGCCTGTCGGCATTGCATCATTAATGGCTACAATGGTAACGACAATTTCCGGCGCAACGGTTAAAGATGTTATTGCTTTGATTGTTGCTGATTACGTTACGGCGATTTTTGTTCTTATCGTCATGTATCCGTTGATTTTAAAAGTGTTGGCAGGATTGGGACCTATTACGTTTTTTAGAAAAATTACGGAACCGATGATTGTTGCCGTTACGACGACGTCATCGGCGGCAACCTTACCGGTATCACTGCGGACAGTAGGAACGAAATTGGGGATTCCAGAAAATATTTATGGTTTTACATTACCCTTAGGGAATACTTGTGGCATGAACGGCTTTGCCATATTTATAGGATTGTGTTGTGTTTTTTGCTCTCATATATATGGTATAGAAATTACGTTTGCCAAGATGATATTATACATATTTTTAGGTATTATTTTGTCCATCGGCGCTGCCGGTGTCAAAGGGGCGGGAATCGTCATGAGTACGGTTTTGTTGCAGGCCTTAGGAATGCCGCTTTCCGTAATACCAATCATCGCTGCAATTTGGCCGGTAATAGATCCTGCGCACACCTTGTTGAATAATACCAGTGATATTGTAGGTACGGCCGTTATTGCCAAAAGACTTGGAAAAATGGATATGAGTACATATGAGCAATAA
- a CDS encoding isocitrate/isopropylmalate dehydrogenase family protein: MKTITVFKGDGIGPEITDAVIAILQQAHADLDYEFFNVGAAEYERNGALIPDAAFASFEKTRLLLKSPITTPIGKGFRSLNVTLRNKYDLYANIRPAKANAAVKTPFPNVDIVTFRENTEDLYVGVEQAIDADTIHATKIITRKASERIIRDAFAYAVKNGRKKVTCVHKANILKMSDGLFLSVFHDIAKEFPAVESDDKIVDNVCMQLVMRPETFDIIVTPNLYGDIISDLTSGLIGGLGLLPSMNLGKDYAMFEAVHGSAPDIAGKHIANPTALLWSACMLLDHIGDTETAARIRRAVDTVLSAGMTLTPDLGGKAMTEEYCRSIIDVLQ, from the coding sequence ATGAAAACCATCACCGTATTTAAAGGCGACGGCATCGGACCGGAAATTACGGACGCCGTCATTGCGATCTTACAGCAGGCCCATGCCGATTTGGACTACGAGTTTTTTAACGTCGGTGCTGCCGAATACGAACGAAACGGCGCCTTGATCCCCGACGCCGCTTTCGCCTCTTTTGAAAAAACGCGCCTTCTCCTGAAATCGCCGATCACGACGCCTATCGGTAAAGGCTTCCGTTCTCTTAATGTCACCTTGCGCAACAAATACGATCTTTATGCGAATATCCGTCCTGCCAAGGCCAACGCAGCCGTCAAAACGCCGTTCCCAAACGTTGACATCGTCACCTTCCGTGAAAACACGGAAGATCTCTACGTCGGCGTAGAACAGGCGATTGACGCCGATACGATCCACGCGACGAAAATCATTACCCGCAAAGCCAGCGAACGGATCATCCGCGACGCCTTCGCTTACGCCGTAAAAAACGGCCGTAAAAAGGTGACTTGCGTCCATAAGGCCAATATACTGAAAATGAGCGACGGACTCTTTCTTTCCGTTTTCCATGATATCGCCAAAGAATTCCCTGCCGTCGAAAGTGACGACAAGATCGTCGACAACGTCTGCATGCAGCTTGTCATGCGCCCGGAAACCTTTGACATCATCGTGACGCCGAACCTATACGGCGACATCATCTCCGATTTGACGAGCGGCCTCATCGGCGGTCTCGGCCTCTTGCCTTCCATGAACCTCGGCAAAGACTACGCCATGTTTGAAGCCGTTCACGGCAGCGCCCCCGATATTGCGGGAAAACATATTGCCAACCCGACAGCACTGCTCTGGTCGGCATGTATGCTCCTCGACCATATCGGCGATACGGAAACGGCGGCCAGAATACGCCGTGCCGTCGATACCGTTCTCTCTGCCGGTATGACGCTGACACCGGATCTGGGCGGAAAAGCAATGACAGAAGAATATTGCCGATCCATTATCGACGTATTGCAGTAA
- a CDS encoding citrate synthase: MDQNIYLAQFYGKSQNFTQIPRTWYSKYGVKRGLRNEDHTGVLVGLTRIADVVGYKRDGDNNKVNCDGILYYRGIDIRDLVKKENYHGYLYEEACFLLLFGYLPNRKELASFCHILQNSYDLPDEFLEMNLLRLPGKNLMNKLQHALLTLYNYDPDPDNTDIYQTLRKGLNIMGKMPSIACYAYMSKVHYYERRSLIIHYPRKNYSAAQNILSLLRPDEKFTEQEAHLLDLLLFLHADHGGGTNSTFTNVVVASTDTDIYSAMASSIGALKGPRHGGANIKVSIMMHRIMEAIGPNGTEAQMRDVINKILNKQFQNQSGLVYGFGHAVYTLSDPRAEIMRHFCGKLAKEKGMEQEFEFYRRFESVAIKTLSERKGTNICSNVDYYSGFAYKMLGIPQDLFTPLFVVSRLVGWLAHNIENKLYDGRIIRPATKYVGDIVAFTPLEDR, translated from the coding sequence ATGGACCAAAATATTTATTTAGCTCAATTTTATGGAAAATCTCAGAATTTTACGCAGATCCCCCGCACGTGGTATTCCAAATACGGTGTCAAGCGCGGCCTGCGTAATGAAGATCACACCGGCGTCCTCGTCGGCCTGACGCGAATTGCCGATGTCGTCGGCTACAAACGCGACGGTGACAACAATAAAGTCAATTGCGACGGTATTCTGTATTACCGTGGCATCGATATCCGTGATCTCGTCAAAAAAGAAAATTATCACGGCTATCTCTACGAAGAAGCCTGTTTTCTCCTGCTTTTCGGCTATCTGCCGAACCGGAAAGAGCTCGCTTCCTTCTGCCATATCCTGCAGAACAGTTATGATCTGCCTGACGAATTTTTAGAAATGAACTTACTGCGGCTGCCCGGCAAGAATTTGATGAACAAATTACAGCACGCGTTATTGACATTATATAATTACGATCCCGATCCGGATAATACCGATATTTACCAAACGCTGCGCAAAGGTCTCAACATTATGGGCAAAATGCCTTCCATCGCCTGTTATGCTTATATGTCCAAAGTCCATTATTATGAGCGACGCAGTTTGATCATCCATTATCCGCGCAAAAATTATTCGGCGGCACAAAATATTCTTTCCCTTCTCCGCCCTGATGAAAAATTTACGGAACAGGAAGCTCACCTTCTCGATCTCCTGCTCTTCCTTCACGCCGACCACGGCGGCGGTACGAACTCTACCTTTACCAACGTCGTCGTCGCTTCGACGGATACGGACATTTACTCCGCCATGGCCAGTTCCATCGGCGCGCTGAAAGGACCGCGGCACGGCGGCGCCAACATCAAAGTTTCCATCATGATGCACCGTATCATGGAAGCCATCGGCCCGAACGGCACGGAAGCGCAGATGCGAGACGTCATCAACAAAATTCTGAACAAACAATTCCAGAACCAGAGCGGCCTGGTCTACGGCTTCGGTCACGCCGTTTATACCTTGTCCGATCCTCGCGCCGAAATCATGCGCCACTTCTGCGGTAAACTGGCAAAAGAAAAAGGAATGGAACAGGAATTTGAATTCTATCGGCGTTTCGAAAGCGTCGCCATCAAGACGCTGAGCGAACGAAAGGGAACGAATATTTGCAGCAACGTCGATTATTACAGCGGCTTCGCCTATAAAATGCTCGGCATTCCGCAGGATCTCTTTACGCCGCTCTTCGTCGTCAGCCGTCTCGTCGGCTGGTTGGCGCACAATATTGAAAATAAATTGTACGACGGCCGCATCATCCGTCCGGCTACGAAATATGTCGGCGATATAGTTGCTTTTACCCCTTTGGAGGATAGATAA
- a CDS encoding hydratase, which produces MIRLYDGGVYLVNGNEIIPEGEAVRVEAVTGKLACREAARKGTISYGILKEHNTADTMDHLKIRFDAMASHDITFVGIIQTARASGMETFPLPYVLTNCHNSLCAVGGTINEDDHVFGLSAAQKYGGIYVPPHLAVIHQYMREKMAGCGKMILGSDSHTRYGALGTMAVGEGGGELVKQLLCDTYDVACPAIVGVYLDGTPAPSVGPHDIATAIVGAVFKNGYVKNKVMEFVGPGITALSTDYRNSIDVMTTETTCLSSVWRTDDDTKAYLTQHGRGDDYRELNPAAVAYYDGMIYVDLCKIKPMIAMPMHPSNAFTIDEVVANAADILHDVETAIKERITSEAVTFTLSDKIKDGKFYVQQGVIAGCSGGNYTNVLAAAHVLKNRSCGNGVFTLDVYPSSQPVYMDLLRKGAVTDLMAAGAVVKTAFCGPCFGAGDTPANNAFSIRHTTRNFPNREGSKPGSGQFSAVALMDARSIAATAVNSGVLTSADGYFDDYREAPYTYDDAAYAARVYQGFGRPAADTPLVYGPNIKDWPEQEALTDSILVKVCSKILDPVTTTDELIPSGETSSYRSNPLGLAEFTLSRRDPAYVGRSKAVRALEAQRRGGTVPAEIHAVYDVLEKTVGKIEREAVGIGSVIYCIKPGDGSAREQAASCQRVLGGLANICREYATKRYRSNVINWGMVPFQMKEAPSFAVGDYIYVPQIAAILQGDMKNVKAYVVSGANVHEITLYIDELTAEERQIIQAGCLINYNRKR; this is translated from the coding sequence ATGATTCGATTATATGACGGCGGCGTTTATTTAGTGAACGGAAATGAAATCATTCCCGAAGGAGAAGCTGTTCGGGTGGAAGCCGTGACGGGAAAACTGGCTTGCCGTGAGGCGGCTCGCAAGGGAACGATTTCTTACGGCATTTTAAAGGAACATAATACGGCAGATACGATGGATCATTTAAAAATAAGATTCGATGCCATGGCTTCGCATGATATTACCTTTGTCGGCATTATTCAAACGGCTAGAGCGTCGGGAATGGAGACGTTTCCGCTTCCTTACGTATTGACTAACTGCCATAATTCGCTTTGTGCCGTCGGCGGGACGATCAATGAAGACGATCACGTGTTCGGCTTGTCGGCAGCTCAAAAATATGGCGGCATTTATGTACCGCCTCACCTTGCCGTCATTCACCAGTATATGCGTGAAAAGATGGCGGGCTGCGGGAAAATGATTCTTGGCTCCGACAGTCACACGCGTTACGGCGCTCTCGGCACGATGGCTGTCGGCGAAGGTGGCGGCGAACTGGTTAAACAGCTGTTATGCGATACGTACGATGTGGCCTGTCCGGCTATCGTCGGCGTCTATCTTGACGGTACGCCGGCGCCGTCTGTCGGTCCTCATGACATTGCAACGGCTATTGTCGGCGCCGTTTTCAAAAACGGGTACGTGAAGAATAAGGTCATGGAATTCGTCGGTCCCGGCATTACGGCACTGTCGACAGATTACCGCAACAGTATTGACGTCATGACGACGGAAACGACCTGCCTTTCTTCCGTATGGCGGACGGATGACGATACGAAAGCCTATTTGACGCAGCATGGCCGCGGCGATGATTACAGGGAATTAAATCCTGCCGCCGTTGCCTACTACGATGGCATGATTTACGTCGATCTGTGTAAAATCAAACCGATGATCGCCATGCCGATGCACCCAAGCAATGCGTTTACGATTGATGAAGTAGTCGCCAATGCGGCGGATATTCTTCATGACGTTGAAACGGCCATCAAAGAGCGGATAACCAGCGAGGCCGTTACGTTTACGTTAAGCGATAAAATTAAAGACGGCAAGTTTTATGTTCAGCAAGGCGTGATTGCCGGTTGTTCCGGCGGCAATTATACGAATGTTCTGGCAGCTGCGCATGTGTTGAAGAACAGGTCTTGCGGCAACGGCGTTTTTACGCTTGACGTTTATCCGTCGTCGCAACCGGTCTATATGGATCTCCTGCGCAAAGGAGCCGTAACGGATTTGATGGCTGCCGGCGCCGTCGTGAAAACGGCTTTTTGCGGCCCCTGTTTCGGCGCCGGAGATACGCCGGCCAATAATGCCTTCAGTATTCGTCATACGACGCGTAACTTCCCGAACCGGGAAGGCAGCAAGCCCGGCAGCGGTCAATTCTCGGCCGTCGCCTTGATGGACGCTAGGTCTATTGCGGCAACGGCTGTTAACAGCGGCGTTTTAACGTCGGCAGACGGGTATTTTGACGACTATCGGGAAGCGCCGTATACGTATGACGATGCGGCATACGCCGCCAGGGTTTATCAGGGGTTCGGCCGGCCGGCAGCCGATACGCCTCTCGTTTACGGACCGAATATCAAGGATTGGCCGGAACAGGAGGCCCTGACGGATTCGATTCTCGTCAAGGTATGTTCGAAAATACTGGATCCCGTTACGACAACTGATGAACTCATTCCGTCAGGCGAGACGTCTTCTTATCGGTCGAACCCGCTCGGGTTGGCCGAATTCACCCTGTCCCGCCGTGATCCGGCGTACGTCGGTCGCTCCAAGGCGGTTCGCGCCTTGGAAGCGCAACGGCGCGGCGGTACCGTTCCGGCGGAAATACATGCCGTTTACGATGTCTTGGAAAAAACTGTCGGTAAAATCGAACGGGAAGCGGTCGGTATCGGCAGCGTGATTTACTGTATCAAACCGGGCGACGGTTCGGCCCGGGAACAAGCGGCCAGTTGTCAACGCGTTCTCGGCGGTTTGGCCAATATTTGCCGTGAATATGCGACGAAGCGGTACCGTTCCAATGTCATCAATTGGGGCATGGTGCCTTTCCAAATGAAGGAGGCGCCGTCCTTTGCCGTCGGAGACTACATTTATGTTCCTCAGATCGCGGCGATTCTCCAAGGTGATATGAAAAATGTGAAGGCCTACGTTGTCAGCGGCGCGAATGTTCATGAAATTACGCTGTATATCGATGAGCTTACGGCGGAAGAACGGCAGATCATCCAAGCAGGCTGTCTCATTAATTACAACAGAAAACGGTAA